Genomic DNA from Triticum dicoccoides isolate Atlit2015 ecotype Zavitan chromosome 4B, WEW_v2.0, whole genome shotgun sequence:
ATTTATATTTTGTTAGTTTTACAGATGGTCAAAGTTCTACCTAATAAAATATAAAGGTACCCAATAAAGACAGAGCGAGTTTTTGGAATCCGTCGTTGCCGCACGTGAAATTGGTAGCAGCAAGTTCGGAAAACGATCGATGCAGCAGTGACGTTCTTTCACTTTCCAGTCTGCGCGTGTTCCGCTGGATTCTCATTGATCAAAGCGCTGAAAACACATTCACCTACTGCGAGAAAATCGACTCGGTCCATTACTCCATTGACACAACATTCTTTCTCTCGGGGTCATCGATGGTGCAGGTGGTTAGGACCCGCGAGATCTTATCATCCGATCCAGGAAGTCTTCTCCCAGGATTATTTTGCTTAGCAGCCGAGTTGTTCGTCGTACGAAATGTAGCAGCGTATATATAGTAATGTATGATCGATCGGATAGATATTCAAACTTCAAAGATCAAGGAGGAAGCGAATCCACCTATAAAAAGGACAAAAATGTTGAGAGGCTGCGGCTAACCATTCTTCAGAAAATTATTTCTTTCGCGGAAATTTCTTCGGACAATTTGACATGTGTAAGATCACCCTAATAATGTGTCTATACCAATTGTTTATAGATTAACTAGTTAGAACTTTGACTGGAATTACCGAGTCGCTAAGGTGTGTACTACCGGCCTGTCATGCTCGTGCGGGAATTAGCGTGCACCGGCTCGGAAAGtactactccctcggttccaaaataAGAGCGATACTATTTTGGAATGGAGCGAGTAAACTTTAACTCTAAAAACAATGCCTCCACTACAAGACCGGGAAACTATAACAATGCTTAACTATTAAAGCGATCGACATAATAACCATCCATATATCGATTTTAGTCCGAAAGACCACTCCAACAGAGTCATCATACACCCCCTGGCTTGCAAAATTCATGAAGCGCACTTCAAATCAAGCCCGCCAACTTGCATAGGTGTAGGCTAAGGGCGTTGATATGAAGCGGCCTTTATTCGCAACCACTCACGCGGGGGAAAGGTTCAAGTCCAGCCTCTTTCTCCCACACGTAACCAGCAATGGAGCTACCATCCATACGGCCGCCCCTTCCGCCCTCGcctattttgaccgcattttgaagagCACATGGGTAGAAATGAACACCACTACACTTTCTCGGGCTGGTTTGTAAATTATAATGGATAAGTATTGTTACTTCGATCTTTCACTGCTATGGTATGTCAACATAACACTACTATTTCGAGGCAACTAATACGCACATGAGACTTCAAGGCCATTGTCTAGTGGTTTTTCAAGTCTTGGAATTATTTTTCTACCATGCAAGGGGATATACATGGCATGCATCCAGTGCCCATCATTACTTTGAGATTCAATATGTTTTTCGGTTGTTGGCAAAATTTGCCCCATTTTCAGCGTTACAAAATGTTTCAGTTTTTTTCTTGTTTCCAAGTGTATCATATACACTCattgtgtactactccctccgtctcataatataagaagctTTTTGCAAGCTAAGAAAACTTGCAAAAACCAGATGTTCAATTTGGCTCTAGGGAGCACATGATCCTGCGTACCAAAAATGGATttctaaaataaaaaaatagaCGCGTTCATGGTCAGACCCAAATGGTACATGCAATTTGCAGGTGACAAACTTAAGCATTTTGACAAACGCGGGCCTGTAGATAGGTATGAAACGGAGGTCAATAAAAGACAATAAAAGACCCTATTTGACAAACACGGGCCTGTAAACAGGGTTTCAAAAGACCCAAATGGTACATGCAATTTACTCCCAAAGACAAAAATACGCGTCCTGCGAAagcgtcttatattatgagacggaatgAGTAATAAATAAGCTTGCACTGAACTGCAGACTTTGTTTTGGATGGCACTgtttaataagatggccgcatgcaacgttctgatgcagaggcctggGGATATCTTCATATTCGAAAAaagaaacaaataagcttgcacttCTTTCAGATCGAATTTCTTGGTACACAACATTACACGACGAAGCATCATCTTACACTTGGAAACAAGAAAAAAACATAATGTGACATTcttgaaccaaacaaaaatttctaACCAGAAAATGAAGGATAAATTTAAAAGCAACAATTATTcgcaaaaaaaaattaaaagcaaCAATGGACAGTGGATCCGTGCAGGGCCCGTGCTGGTAGAATATCATTTCTCATCGCAGGTGTACTCATCTTTGTTTTTTGCGACGCTAGTATACTCATTGTTTCTTTGCACGGAGAAGTCGACATCACGCTTGCCATCTTTTCCCTCCCATAATTTCTGCCATCTCTTTATAGAAAAATTAACTTCTGCATCTTTTGTAACCTATCTTTACAATGAGATGTTTGCATAGTCTTTTGAAACCCTGTTTTAAGTCAATAAAAGCTCCGGCTTGTAGATAGGTATGATTTTAGTCCTTGATGGGGAGGAGTTTGGACAGATGGCGGTGTTTCTTCTTTGAGTTGGTCTTCCGGACTCCGGCCCTCCTCAGGTTCATTCATTGGGAGTTGGGACGAATTAGACCGAACTCCGGCATAGATTTCTACCGGCTCCTCGGGGCGGCGAGGTTAGGGTTTCTTGTCGTGCATAGACAACAACGATATTTGGTGTCAGATTTTTCAGATCAATTCAAGGATTCAACGACGATGACTACAGCTCTGGGACGCTGGTCTTAGGGGCACGTGCATAAAGATTTTCCGGTTGCCATCGACAGGGTCAGGCTGGCTTTGGTATGGGAGTGGCGGCAGCGGCGCATCGGCGGCTCATTCTAACGGTCGCAATGTTTGTTTGATGATCCATGGACCTCgacgtaatttttattatgtttgagttgCCTTGTATTTCCGTTATATCTTTATAATATGCCTGATCTTCTCGCAAAACAAAAGTCAATAAAAGACCTCCTTTAACATTTTTTCATGTAGAAGCAGTAATACCCATGTTGTACTGTACTCAGTGCAAGAAGTGAACATTTCTGAATAGTATGTTTTTTATTAACTCAATGGTACGTAGCACTTGATTTCTCTGTGTTTCCTAGAATGAAACAATGTCTTACGAAATgcttgttactctattcttatatgTCCTGTACTTTTGAAATTAGAAAAATAATTACTACACCACCCCCATACTCCGTAGACAGAATTTGCCGGTCTTCAAGGGTTAGCCAGCTCGAGGTCTCCGGTTTTCCTCGCCATCTGCTGCTGCAGCAGCTGGTTCTtctgcgccgccgccttcttctgCTGGACCTTCTCGCCATACATGTAGGAGGCAAAGCCCCAGAGGCAGAGCACCAGCGCGATGCCCTTTGGCCCGTCGAACTTCTCGTGGAGGAAGATGACGGCGAGGACCTCGGAGAGCGGCAGGAGGACGGCGACCATGATGCCGGCGAGGAGCGAAGAGGCGCAAGTGACGAGCCCCACGACGCCCAGGTTGAGCAGCTGCCACGCCACGGCACCCCATACGAGCACTAGGTAGTACTTGGTCTCGCCGAGCCCGAATGCCGCCGCCTCGATCGGCAGCGCGTTGAAGTCGCTCTTGATGGCCATGCCGAGCAGGCACACCATCGTGCCGGCGAGGCCCATCATGGCCTGCATCTGCATCACCGTGGAGTAGGGTGGCGGCGCGCTCGCGGCTGGTCCCCTCCGCCGCCCAAACCGCTCCATGGCGACCTCAACGAGCGGCAGCACGAGCCCGGCGAGCGCGGCCGCCGCGATGGCCTCGCCGAACCCGGTCCAGTACGTCTTGGATGGCTCGCCCGCCGGCTTCCCGGACCCGGGACCGACGCCGAGCACCGCGG
This window encodes:
- the LOC119293992 gene encoding purine permease 3-like, whose translation is MAITTASASPAMQEAAKTPSASPPRATAASPARYRPSPLVIFSACLVLIGSSGPLLLRVYFVHGGQRLWLSALVQISGWPLLLPPLCVSIFRGRRHGIVNLLLPPRLVGAAVVLGSLYAVSCFVYAMGSQALPLSTSSLLLATQLAFTAVFAFLFVGLRFTPFSANAVLLLTIGPAVLGVGPGSGKPAGEPSKTYWTGFGEAIAAAALAGLVLPLVEVAMERFGRRRGPAASAPPPYSTVMQMQAMMGLAGTMVCLLGMAIKSDFNALPIEAAAFGLGETKYYLVLVWGAVAWQLLNLGVVGLVTCASSLLAGIMVAVLLPLSEVLAVIFLHEKFDGPKGIALVLCLWGFASYMYGEKVQQKKAAAQKNQLLQQQMARKTGDLELANP